Part of the Bacillus cabrialesii genome is shown below.
GCACAACATGATAAGCGTGTTATTTGTTTGTTTAGGAAACATTTGCCGGTCTCCGATGGCAGAAGCGATTTTTCGGGACTTGGCAGCCAAAAAAGGATTAGAGGGGAAAATCAAAACGGATTCAGCCGGTATCGGCGGCTGGCACATCGGCAATCCTCCGCATCAAGGAACGCAGGAGATATTGCAAAGAGAAGGAATCAGCTTTGAGGGCATGCTGGCGCGTCAAGTCAGCGAACAAGATCTGGCCGATTTTGATTACATCATTGCGATGGACGCAGAAAATATCGGGAGCCTCAGAAGCATGGCCGGTTATAAGAACACCCCGCATATCAAGAGGCTCTTGGACTATGTTGAAGATTCAGATCTGGCTGACGTTCCCGATCCTTACTACACAGGGAACTTTGAAGAGGTCTGCCAATTAATCAAAACGGGCTGTGAGCATCTGCTTACATCCATTCAAAAAGAAAAACAATTGTGAGTGAAAGGGGAATTTGCATGAACAACGAACGGTTAATGCTGAAAGGGATATTTCTTGGAGCCGCGGCAGGCGCGGCGTTATCACTGCTCCATAAGCCGACAAGACAGGCATGCGGCATGAGATGGCTGACATGCAAGCATAAACTTTCACTGTACAAAAGCAATCCGGAACTGTTGAAAAACACCGTCATCACAAAAGTGGACGAGGCCAAGAAGCTGGCCCAAACGCTGTCAGATGAAGTCGGCTTTGTGAATCAGCAGGTGAAAGAGCTGAAGAAAACAACACCGCAAGTGATGGAGCTCGTACAAGAAACGAAAGAGCATTTTTCAAAAAAATGAACAAACACGTGAGGTGAGACGACATGAACTTTCTGAAAGAGCTTTTCAGCAGATACACCCTTCATGAGGGGCAAAGCAAATCAGCGGAGCTGGCGTATTTTTTTCTATTGTCGCTGTTTCCGTTTTTGATTTTTATGCTGACGCTCACCGCGTATCTTCCGATTTCCACCGATGATGTTCTGGGAGTCGTGGAACAATACGCTCCCGGCAGCGCGATGTCCCTCATTGAATCCATTACCCAACAAACCTTAAATAATCGAAATGGCGGATTGCTGTCATTCGGGATTATCGCGGCTTTATGGTCTGCGTCTAATGGAATGAACGCCATCGTTCGATCGTTAAACCACGCGTATGATGTGGAAGAAAACCGCTCTTTTATCATTGTTCGTCTAACCTCAATTTTTCTGACGATTGCCATGGTATTTACGATTTTAGTGGCCTTGCTTCTGCCGGTGTTCGGCCGGGAGATTGGAAGGCTTGCTTCTGACTTTGTCGGCGCGTCGGATCTGTTTTTATCCGTATGGGCCGCAATTCGCTGGGGTGTCAGCCCGCTTATCCTTCTGATTGTTTTTTCCGCCCTGTATGTGATTGCGCCGAACAAAAAGCTGTCTCTCCGGTTTGTCATGCCGGGTGCGGTCTTTGCGACCATCGGCTGGATCGTGGTCAGCACCCTGTTCTCATTTTACGTCAGCACGTTTGCGAACTATAGCGCCACATATGGAAGCATCGGGGGAATCATCGTCCTGATGATTTGGTTTTACTTGAGCGGGATTTTAATTATCCTGGGAGGAGAAATCAACGCTCTTTTACATAAACGTAAAAAGCTTCCTGATGAAAATCCCTATCATTAGCGCATCCTATAAACGAACTTCAGTTCAAAAAAGAAGTCGGGGGGCTATCGTGATGACCAAGCATACGAAAAAAGGCGGAAGCCACAATAAACAAAATTCGAAAAGCAAATCAGGCAATAAAACAAGCGGAAGCGCCAACGGACAAAACGGCTACCACTAGCATAAAAGCCTCCTGACACCATGTCAGGAGGCTTTTTGATTAAGAAGATGAAGAATAGGTCTCAGCCGGTGACCAGCTTTTCGGTTTTCCAAGCACAAGGGCCAGCCACACAACACTAAGCGTGAGAGTAATAAAATAAAACAAGTTGGCGCTTTCAAAGGTCTGCATATACCAGCCGCCGGCAATCGGGCCGAGAATGCTGCCGAGACTGAATGTAATGCCGCAAAGCAGGTTCCCCGCCGGCAGCAGGTGGGGCGGTAGAAGATCTGTCATGTAGCTGATGCCAAGTGTAAAGGTTGATCCGACTGCCATTCCCGCAATAAAAAAGCAGCAGCCGATCACGTAAGGGGAAGAAAATACGCCGGCGATGAAAAAGCAGAGCGCCCCTGTCAGCAAAATCACAAGCAGCACATTCCGTCGCCCGTATTTATCGCTGAGGATGCCGAGCGGAAACTGAAAGATAATGCTTCCGATTGCAAATGCGGGAAGAATCAGTGCCACCGCGTCTACTGATATCCCCAGCCGGAGCGCGTACACAGGAAAGCTTCCGTTTAGCGCAGTCTCCAGAAAGCCGTAGCCAAATGTAGGCATAAAGGCAACCCAGCCAAACATCATGGCTTGATAAAACCGCCTGAAGCTATTGTCTGATTTGGTTTCGTGAGGACTGGTTTCCGGGTATGCATTTTGTAGAAAGAAAACAAAAAGCCACGCAAACAGGCTAAAGCAGCCGGACACGATAAAAGGCAGCGCCGGGCTCAGCTTGACAAGCGGAACCATAAACGGGCCGGCGGCAAAGCCAAGGCCGAAGGAAAGCCCGTAAATCGACAGGTTTCTTCCGCGATTTTGTTTTGATGACATGGAGGTCACCCACGTTTGCGTGGAAAAGTGAAGCATGTGGTCGCCGATTCCGATGAACAGCCGAAGCAGGAACCAGATCCAGACCGACTGAAGCCAAATAAATCCGAACAAGCTTAAAATGACAATGCTTCCGCCAATGACGATCAGCGGCTTGAATCCGAGCTTTCTGAGCGGCGCTTCCATAAACGGCGAAGCCAAAAGCACGCCGATATACAGTCCGGTCGCGTGCAGGCCGTTGATGGCGGCCGATTCTCCGTTTGTTTCAAAAATGATTGAGATGACAGGCAGCAGCATGCCTTGTGAAAACCCGGAAATCGAAACGAGCAAGACAAGGATAAAGAAATGAAATCGTGACATCGTGTCAGTTCTCCTTATGTGGTATCTATGTTGATCGTACAATGTTTTCCAAAAGCGGGCAACCTGAAAAAAGCCTATATCACGATGAACATTTGCCCTCGTGTAATCATGAAGGTTTTTGTGAAGAATAAAGATAAAACAAGTCATAAAAAAGGAGCTATTTCACCATGAATCGTATCTTTTTTATTTTAGTGGCGGCGGGTGTTCCGCTTTCTGTGATTGGAAGTTTGATGCATTGGCCTTCTGCTGTTCTTTTTGCCGTTTATTGCGTAACGATTATCGCGCTTGCGAGTTATATGGGAAGGGCGACAGAAGCATTGTCCATCATTGCAGGACCGCGGATAGGCGGTTTGTTGAACGCCACCTTCGGAAATGCGGTTGAACTGATTATTTCCATTTTTGCATTAAAGGAAGGCCTGACCGGAATCGTGCTTGCCTCTTTAACCGGTTCAGTGCTGGGGAACCTGCTGCTGGTCGCGGGCTTATCGTTTTTTGTCGGCGGTTTAAAGTATAAGCGGCAAGAGTTTAATATTCATGATGCGCGCCATAATTCAGGGCTTCTGATTTTTGCCGTCATTGTCGCCTTCGTGATTCCCGAAGTATTTTCTATTGGAATGGGAGGCGCGAGCAAGCTCAATTTAAGCATCGGCATCAGCATCATCTTGATTCTGTTATATGTAGCGGCGCTGTATTTTAAACTAGTCACGCACCGCGGAGTTTATCAGCCGAATCATGCCGCCCAGCATGAAGAAGAGGAGCATCCGGAATGGTCAGGGAAGGTTGCGACGATTGTCTTGTTTGCGGCAACGATTGTCGTGGCATACATATCTGAAAACCTGGTCCACACATTCCACTCGGTGGCTGAGCAGTTCGGCTGGAGTGAGCTGTTTATCGGTGTCATTATCGTTGCGATTGTCGGTAATGCCGCGGAGCACGCGTCAGCCATCATCATGGCCTATAAAAATAAAATGGACATTGCGGTTGAAATCGCAGTCGGTTCCACACTGCAGATTGCTATGTTTGTCGCACCGGTTCTCGTCATCTGTTCCATCTTTTTCCCGGTAAGCATGCCGCTTGTATTTACACTGCCGGAGCTTGTGGCGATGGTGTCGTCGGTTCTCTTGATGATCGCGATTTCGAATGACGGTGATTCCAACTGGTTTGAAGGGGCGACATTGCTTGCCGCATATGTGATTATGGCGATCGGCTTTTTCCTTCTTTAACCTGAAAAAATGATGGATAACAACAAAGCGGGATGAAAAGACTAAGGGAAAATGCCATAGAAAGAGTGATATGATGAAAAAGCTATTTCATTCCACACTTATTGTGTTGTTATTCTTTAGTTTTTTCGGCGTTCAGCCTATCCACGCGAAAAAGCAGTTTAAGGTTCCTAATTCTGTCGCGAGCATTTCGAAGGAAAACACGTATCCGAATGCTTCACAGGATCAGCCGATGCTTCAGCCGAGCAAGCTGGCAAAGGAATTGCTCGATCATTCTGAGGTGAAGATTGAAAACCCCCATCTCATCAAAATGCTGAATGAATCCAACATATCCGGCACACCGCTTGCGGTTGGCTATCGGGCGACAATCTTTCTCGGGAAATGGGCGCTTGGCTATGAATCAAATGAAACCGTGGCGAACTGGGAATATAAAAGAATCAATACAAACCGAGCGGATAACCGCGGCGGAAAAGAAACGGCTGAAATGCATTATGCCCAGGAACAGCAATACAAAGTGAAGGGCGGCCTGACAGCTAAGGTTCCAAATGCTGAAGATGTCAAAAGCATGATGATGCTGAAAGCGATGGAAAAAACAAATCTTCCG
Proteins encoded:
- the yfkJ gene encoding protein-tyrosine-phosphatase; this encodes MISVLFVCLGNICRSPMAEAIFRDLAAKKGLEGKIKTDSAGIGGWHIGNPPHQGTQEILQREGISFEGMLARQVSEQDLADFDYIIAMDAENIGSLRSMAGYKNTPHIKRLLDYVEDSDLADVPDPYYTGNFEEVCQLIKTGCEHLLTSIQKEKQL
- a CDS encoding YihY family inner membrane protein, which gives rise to MNFLKELFSRYTLHEGQSKSAELAYFFLLSLFPFLIFMLTLTAYLPISTDDVLGVVEQYAPGSAMSLIESITQQTLNNRNGGLLSFGIIAALWSASNGMNAIVRSLNHAYDVEENRSFIIVRLTSIFLTIAMVFTILVALLLPVFGREIGRLASDFVGASDLFLSVWAAIRWGVSPLILLIVFSALYVIAPNKKLSLRFVMPGAVFATIGWIVVSTLFSFYVSTFANYSATYGSIGGIIVLMIWFYLSGILIILGGEINALLHKRKKLPDENPYH
- a CDS encoding MFS transporter, which encodes MSRFHFFILVLLVSISGFSQGMLLPVISIIFETNGESAAINGLHATGLYIGVLLASPFMEAPLRKLGFKPLIVIGGSIVILSLFGFIWLQSVWIWFLLRLFIGIGDHMLHFSTQTWVTSMSSKQNRGRNLSIYGLSFGLGFAAGPFMVPLVKLSPALPFIVSGCFSLFAWLFVFFLQNAYPETSPHETKSDNSFRRFYQAMMFGWVAFMPTFGYGFLETALNGSFPVYALRLGISVDAVALILPAFAIGSIIFQFPLGILSDKYGRRNVLLVILLTGALCFFIAGVFSSPYVIGCCFFIAGMAVGSTFTLGISYMTDLLPPHLLPAGNLLCGITFSLGSILGPIAGGWYMQTFESANLFYFITLTLSVVWLALVLGKPKSWSPAETYSSSS
- the cax gene encoding calcium/proton exchanger, which encodes MNRIFFILVAAGVPLSVIGSLMHWPSAVLFAVYCVTIIALASYMGRATEALSIIAGPRIGGLLNATFGNAVELIISIFALKEGLTGIVLASLTGSVLGNLLLVAGLSFFVGGLKYKRQEFNIHDARHNSGLLIFAVIVAFVIPEVFSIGMGGASKLNLSIGISIILILLYVAALYFKLVTHRGVYQPNHAAQHEEEEHPEWSGKVATIVLFAATIVVAYISENLVHTFHSVAEQFGWSELFIGVIIVAIVGNAAEHASAIIMAYKNKMDIAVEIAVGSTLQIAMFVAPVLVICSIFFPVSMPLVFTLPELVAMVSSVLLMIAISNDGDSNWFEGATLLAAYVIMAIGFFLL
- a CDS encoding YfkD famly protein; translated protein: MMKKLFHSTLIVLLFFSFFGVQPIHAKKQFKVPNSVASISKENTYPNASQDQPMLQPSKLAKELLDHSEVKIENPHLIKMLNESNISGTPLAVGYRATIFLGKWALGYESNETVANWEYKRINTNRADNRGGKETAEMHYAQEQQYKVKGGLTAKVPNAEDVKSMMMLKAMEKTNLPLAFETVVGAGTKRDQIYKVAPKKLGYLNAYAPAVNEKGKVTYGEVYLVLKGNKRKLVVKNVTSQGIGAWIPVQDHVTFGFQLSSLPR